Proteins from a genomic interval of Caldicellulosiruptor diazotrophicus:
- a CDS encoding beta/alpha barrel domain-containing protein, with product MARVEFNPKTNLIEQAAYKYTLQDVPEPNLYREIFPYTEIPKIAFNHRHVPMFVPDEIWITDTTFRDGQQARSPYTVEQIVRLFDYLHELDNDSGVIRQTEFFLYSKKDREAVIKCMERGYRYPEVTSWIRARKEDFQLVKEMGIKETGILVSCSDYHIFKKLNMTRKQAMEMYLSIVEAALEHGIIPRCHFEDITRADFYGFVVPFANELMKLARQANMPVKIRACDTLGLGVSYPGVALPRSVQGIIYGLRHYAEVPSEWLEWHGHNDFYKAVVNSGTAWLYGASAVNCSLLGIGERTGNTPLEAMVIEYAQLRGTTKNMRLEVITEIADYFEKELDYEIPPRTPFVGRAFNATRAGIHADGILKDEEIYNIFDTKKILNRPIVIAVDAHSGLAGIAAWINTYFRLEGDKKIDKRDPRVAKIKEWVDKEYENGRTTVIGDDELEMVVREIMPELFKMHESRVK from the coding sequence GTGGCAAGAGTAGAATTTAATCCCAAGACAAATCTGATTGAGCAGGCAGCGTATAAATATACACTCCAGGATGTTCCAGAGCCGAACCTCTATAGAGAGATTTTCCCGTACACAGAGATACCCAAGATAGCCTTCAACCACAGGCATGTCCCTATGTTTGTGCCTGATGAGATATGGATAACAGATACAACATTCAGAGATGGTCAGCAAGCAAGGTCTCCTTATACAGTTGAACAGATTGTAAGGCTTTTTGATTATCTCCACGAACTTGACAACGACTCTGGCGTGATCCGTCAGACAGAGTTTTTTCTATATTCAAAAAAAGATAGAGAAGCTGTTATTAAATGCATGGAAAGAGGTTATAGGTATCCAGAGGTTACCTCATGGATAAGAGCAAGAAAAGAGGATTTTCAACTTGTGAAAGAGATGGGCATCAAAGAGACAGGAATTTTGGTATCATGCTCTGACTATCATATATTCAAAAAGCTCAACATGACAAGAAAACAGGCAATGGAAATGTATCTTTCTATTGTTGAAGCCGCTCTTGAACATGGAATTATTCCGCGCTGCCATTTTGAGGACATCACAAGAGCAGACTTTTACGGCTTTGTTGTTCCGTTTGCAAATGAGCTTATGAAACTTGCGCGCCAAGCAAATATGCCGGTCAAGATAAGAGCATGCGATACCCTCGGGCTTGGTGTGTCTTACCCGGGAGTTGCTCTGCCAAGAAGTGTCCAGGGAATAATTTACGGGCTAAGGCATTACGCAGAGGTGCCGTCTGAGTGGCTTGAGTGGCACGGTCACAACGATTTTTACAAGGCTGTTGTTAACTCTGGTACTGCATGGCTTTACGGTGCATCTGCAGTCAACTGTTCGCTCTTGGGTATTGGTGAGAGGACTGGTAATACTCCGCTTGAGGCTATGGTAATTGAATATGCCCAGCTTCGTGGAACAACAAAGAATATGAGGCTTGAGGTAATCACTGAGATTGCAGATTACTTTGAAAAAGAGCTTGACTATGAGATTCCACCAAGAACGCCGTTTGTTGGCAGAGCATTTAATGCAACAAGAGCAGGAATTCATGCTGACGGTATTTTAAAGGATGAGGAGATCTACAACATCTTTGATACAAAGAAGATTTTAAACAGGCCAATTGTCATTGCAGTTGATGCACACTCTGGGCTTGCAGGTATCGCTGCATGGATTAACACATATTTCAGGCTTGAAGGTGACAAGAAGATTGACAAGCGCGACCCAAGAGTTGCTAAAATCAAAGAGTGGGTTGACAAGGAGTACGAAAATGGAAGAACAACTGTTATTGGCGACGATGAGCTTGAAATGGTTGTTCGAGAAATCATGCCAGAGCTTTTCAAGATGCATGAAAGCAGGGTAAAATAA
- a CDS encoding DNA recombination protein RmuC, whose product MEVVLLIVAIVLVISNLLLLIRLKNNINSSLDTQNKLLEIEKELEQIQNSISQQFSQNKNETQSMISSFGSILMTRFSDLSNQIINFTSSSQERLDSIRKEIDSKLEKIRETVDSQLQSTLETKLSQSFKLVSERLELVHRGLGEMQALAGSVGDLKKILSNVKVRGTLGEIQLGNIIDQILDQSQYERNVRIKPHTQEQVEFAIKIPSKNSKDNEFIYLPIDSKFPIESYQRLIEAQEKAETEEVARFSKELENSIRQNAKTIKEKYIDPPKTTDFAIMFLPSEGLYAEVLRIPGLFESVQREYKVIIAGPTTVVAMLNTISLGFKALAIEKRTSEVWELLSAVKTEFSRFAEILEKVKKKLSEAQDTIDTATRKTRTIERKLKSVEFLSSEKDIDKILYDEEAIEKSSG is encoded by the coding sequence TTGGAAGTAGTTTTGCTAATTGTTGCTATTGTTCTTGTCATATCAAACTTGCTACTGCTCATAAGGCTTAAAAATAATATAAATTCTTCTTTGGATACTCAAAATAAACTGTTAGAGATTGAAAAAGAACTTGAACAAATTCAAAATTCTATCTCACAGCAATTTTCTCAGAATAAAAATGAAACGCAAAGTATGATAAGCTCATTTGGCAGCATTTTAATGACAAGATTTTCAGATCTATCCAATCAGATAATAAATTTTACATCATCAAGTCAGGAGAGGCTTGACAGTATCCGAAAAGAGATAGATAGCAAGCTTGAGAAAATACGAGAGACTGTTGACAGCCAGCTACAAAGCACATTAGAGACAAAACTTTCGCAGTCTTTCAAGCTTGTATCAGAACGGCTTGAGCTTGTTCATAGAGGCCTTGGTGAGATGCAGGCACTTGCCGGAAGTGTGGGAGATCTCAAAAAGATTTTGAGCAATGTAAAAGTTAGAGGCACTCTTGGGGAGATTCAGCTTGGCAATATCATAGACCAGATTTTGGATCAATCACAGTACGAAAGAAATGTCAGGATAAAACCGCACACTCAAGAGCAAGTTGAGTTTGCAATAAAGATTCCTTCTAAAAATTCAAAAGATAATGAATTTATATACCTTCCAATAGACTCTAAATTCCCCATAGAAAGTTATCAGCGGCTTATTGAGGCGCAGGAGAAAGCGGAGACAGAAGAAGTTGCAAGGTTTTCAAAGGAGCTTGAAAATAGTATAAGGCAAAATGCAAAGACTATAAAGGAAAAGTACATAGACCCGCCAAAAACAACAGATTTTGCTATCATGTTTTTGCCTTCTGAAGGACTTTATGCAGAGGTTTTGAGGATACCCGGGCTGTTTGAGTCTGTGCAAAGGGAATACAAGGTAATCATTGCGGGACCCACAACAGTTGTTGCAATGCTCAACACTATTTCGCTTGGATTTAAAGCCCTTGCCATTGAAAAGAGAACAAGCGAGGTTTGGGAGCTTTTGTCCGCGGTCAAGACTGAGTTTTCAAGGTTTGCTGAGATACTTGAAAAGGTTAAAAAGAAGCTTTCTGAGGCACAGGATACTATTGACACTGCAACAAGAAAGACAAGAACCATAGAAAGAAAGCTCAAAAGTGTTGAGTTCCTCTCTTCAGAAAAAGATATAGATAAGATTCTTTATGATGAGGAAGCTATTGAAAAAAGTTCAGGGTAA
- a CDS encoding PSP1 domain-containing protein, translating to MAEVVGVRFKKAGKIYWFDPNNIDLKAGDDVIVETVRGIEMGKVMIEKREVPDEEIVQPLKKVVRKATEEDYKKAQENMEKAARALEICKEKVQKHGLPMKLLHAEYTFDNNKLLFYFTAEGRVDFRELVKDLAAVFRTRIELRQIGVRDDTKFRGGLGPCGREVCCALHLCEFVPISIKMAKQQGLVLNPAKISGLCGRLMCCLTYEQKFYEEAMLKLPGIGAIVKTADGIGEVVEVSVLKEKIKVRFEDEMQNVEVKEYSVGEFEILKDTKKIQQPVVALDDDEIKELLDLEE from the coding sequence ATGGCAGAAGTTGTTGGAGTTAGATTCAAAAAAGCAGGGAAGATATACTGGTTTGACCCGAATAACATAGATTTAAAAGCCGGAGATGACGTCATTGTTGAGACAGTCCGCGGGATCGAGATGGGAAAAGTTATGATAGAAAAAAGAGAGGTGCCGGACGAAGAGATAGTCCAGCCTCTCAAAAAGGTTGTAAGAAAGGCAACAGAAGAGGATTACAAAAAAGCTCAAGAAAACATGGAAAAGGCGGCAAGAGCACTTGAGATTTGCAAGGAAAAAGTACAAAAGCATGGGCTTCCTATGAAGCTTTTGCATGCCGAGTACACATTTGACAACAACAAGCTTCTTTTCTATTTCACAGCAGAAGGAAGGGTTGATTTCAGAGAACTTGTAAAAGACCTTGCAGCAGTTTTCAGAACAAGGATTGAGCTAAGACAAATAGGTGTCAGAGACGACACAAAGTTCCGTGGTGGTTTGGGTCCGTGTGGACGTGAGGTTTGCTGTGCATTGCATCTTTGTGAGTTTGTACCAATCTCAATAAAGATGGCAAAACAGCAGGGGCTTGTTTTAAATCCTGCAAAGATATCCGGCCTTTGCGGAAGGCTCATGTGCTGCTTGACATACGAGCAAAAATTCTATGAGGAGGCAATGCTCAAACTTCCAGGGATAGGTGCAATTGTAAAAACAGCCGATGGTATAGGTGAAGTTGTTGAGGTAAGCGTCTTAAAAGAAAAGATAAAGGTCAGATTTGAAGATGAGATGCAAAATGTAGAGGTAAAAGAATACTCTGTTGGTGAGTTTGAGATTCTAAAAGACACCAAGAAGATTCAACAGCCGGTTGTTGCACTTGATGACGATGAGATAAAAGAGCTTTTGGATTTAGAAGAATAA
- a CDS encoding DNA polymerase III subunit translates to MNLDTFIGQNGLVATLKKALIRPFHAYIFEGEKGLGKKLLAMTFSKQVLCEKKLACGVCKSCRLFDALTHPDFKLIKRDEDRKEISVDAIREIIKDISRGPIFASKKVYIIQEAEEMSTSAQNALLKTLEEPPEYALFILTCNNLERLLPTVVSRSLVLSFKRYSSSEISEILKNHGLEPKDYVLKLCRGNPKIALDFYDKEVQNKRDYIFDKLLSYDGASFSLIKEFESDFEKFKDDFAFLFETVIYFLRDALMFKKTNLVELITNTDKLEKIVEFANKHTISHIYRLLQDFMMLEKYPDANVISDNVLDMIFLKLSGG, encoded by the coding sequence ATGAATTTAGATACTTTCATAGGTCAAAATGGGCTTGTTGCTACACTCAAAAAGGCACTTATTCGGCCTTTTCACGCATACATTTTTGAAGGTGAAAAAGGACTTGGCAAAAAACTTTTGGCAATGACCTTTTCAAAGCAAGTTTTGTGTGAAAAAAAGCTTGCGTGCGGCGTTTGCAAAAGCTGCAGGCTCTTTGACGCACTCACACACCCGGATTTTAAATTAATAAAGAGAGATGAAGACAGAAAAGAGATATCTGTTGACGCTATTAGAGAGATTATAAAAGACATTTCACGAGGACCCATATTTGCAAGTAAAAAGGTATATATAATACAAGAGGCAGAGGAGATGTCAACAAGTGCTCAAAATGCACTTTTAAAGACTTTAGAAGAGCCTCCAGAGTATGCTCTTTTTATTCTCACATGCAACAATTTAGAAAGGCTTTTGCCGACAGTGGTTTCAAGGTCATTAGTGCTTTCATTCAAAAGGTACAGCTCAAGCGAAATCTCTGAGATTTTAAAAAATCATGGGCTTGAACCCAAAGACTATGTTTTAAAACTTTGCAGAGGGAATCCTAAAATTGCTCTTGATTTTTATGATAAAGAGGTTCAAAATAAAAGAGACTATATTTTTGATAAACTTCTTTCATACGACGGGGCAAGTTTTAGTTTGATAAAAGAATTTGAAAGTGATTTTGAAAAGTTTAAAGACGACTTTGCATTTTTATTTGAAACAGTTATATACTTTTTACGAGATGCGCTTATGTTCAAAAAAACAAACCTCGTTGAGCTTATTACAAACACAGACAAGTTAGAAAAGATAGTTGAGTTTGCAAACAAGCATACAATCTCTCATATATACAGGCTACTGCAGGATTTCATGATGTTAGAAAAGTACCCAGATGCAAATGTAATCTCAGACAATGTGCTTGACATGATTTTTTTAAAACTATCAGGGGGCTAA
- a CDS encoding YaaR family protein has product MRVEDVKRNNINNVAFFQDQRRVERPKDSFSNYVKQLEKDEIINRIKELINKIDSLGKSLAERLDLSTLKEYKKAIKELLGYTVYSSHEYFSESLFSRKGRHKVFGIIKKIDEKMDMLTQEILKKEADNLKVLSYVGEIKGLLVDLFI; this is encoded by the coding sequence ATGAGAGTAGAAGATGTTAAAAGAAACAATATAAATAATGTAGCGTTTTTTCAAGACCAGCGAAGAGTTGAAAGGCCAAAAGACTCTTTTTCAAACTATGTAAAGCAGCTTGAGAAAGATGAAATTATCAATAGAATAAAAGAGCTTATTAACAAAATAGACTCTCTTGGCAAGAGCCTTGCAGAGAGATTGGACCTTTCAACGCTCAAAGAGTACAAAAAGGCCATAAAAGAACTTTTGGGATATACAGTGTATTCTTCTCACGAGTATTTTAGTGAAAGCCTTTTTAGCAGAAAAGGCAGGCACAAGGTGTTTGGTATCATCAAGAAGATTGATGAAAAGATGGATATGCTGACCCAGGAGATTTTGAAAAAAGAGGCAGACAATCTCAAGGTTTTATCATATGTAGGAGAAATAAAAGGGCTGCTTGTTGACCTATTTATTTAG
- a CDS encoding cyclic-di-AMP receptor, with the protein MKLIVAVVQNEDIGRLLDALQKEGIMATKLSTSGGFLRSGNTTLLIGIDDERVAEVIDIISQKCKTRKQIVSSPVTNNPSAGVYLPYPVEITIGGATIFVLNVERFEKV; encoded by the coding sequence ATGAAGCTTATTGTAGCAGTTGTACAAAATGAAGACATTGGTAGGCTCTTGGACGCTCTTCAAAAAGAAGGCATAATGGCAACAAAGCTTTCAACCTCAGGTGGATTTTTGCGCTCTGGCAATACCACTTTGCTCATAGGCATTGATGATGAAAGAGTTGCTGAGGTGATTGACATTATATCTCAAAAGTGCAAGACACGCAAACAAATTGTCTCATCGCCTGTGACAAACAATCCGTCAGCAGGTGTATACCTGCCATATCCTGTTGAAATAACAATTGGTGGTGCTACAATATTTGTCCTCAATGTTGAGAGATTTGAGAAGGTTTAA
- the tmk gene encoding dTMP kinase codes for MRKGKLIVFEGNDGSGKTTQLVKVEKYLKEKGYKVLTTREPGGTEVGYRIRKLLLDPQYKMDGLTEALLLAADRNEHVKNVLIPALDEGYIVLCDRYILSSVVYQGIVRGVGVENILRLNSIFEDRIKPDLYIVLTLEPEIALQRIKMAGKNDRLDLEDLEFHRRVYSGFKEVSKWFERCVNIEAQGSEKEVFEKVCREIERLFESKEKW; via the coding sequence TTGAGGAAGGGTAAACTCATAGTATTTGAAGGAAACGATGGTTCAGGTAAAACTACCCAGCTTGTAAAAGTTGAAAAATATCTTAAAGAGAAGGGATACAAAGTTCTCACAACAAGAGAGCCAGGTGGGACAGAAGTAGGATACAGAATCAGAAAGCTTCTTTTAGACCCTCAATATAAGATGGATGGGCTTACTGAAGCTCTGCTTTTAGCTGCAGACAGGAACGAACATGTGAAAAATGTACTCATTCCTGCCCTTGATGAAGGGTACATTGTGCTTTGCGATAGATATATCTTGAGTAGTGTAGTTTACCAGGGCATTGTAAGAGGGGTTGGTGTTGAAAATATTCTGAGATTAAATTCAATCTTTGAAGATAGAATAAAACCCGATCTTTACATTGTTCTTACCTTAGAGCCTGAAATAGCTCTGCAAAGAATTAAAATGGCTGGCAAAAACGACAGGCTTGACTTAGAAGATTTGGAGTTTCACAGGCGTGTGTACAGCGGCTTTAAAGAGGTATCAAAATGGTTTGAAAGATGTGTGAACATTGAGGCGCAAGGTTCAGAAAAAGAGGTTTTTGAAAAGGTGTGTCGTGAGATAGAAAGGCTATTTGAAAGCAAAGAGAAGTGGTAG
- a CDS encoding aminotransferase class I/II-fold pyridoxal phosphate-dependent enzyme, producing MKLDQESMQRILDNLKIFNALKKYDFLRLHMPGHKGKEEIFPDAIKNIFPSFDVTETFCTDNLLDPKGYIKEFLEGINEFFGSNYSFLSLQGSTHLLQASIAAFSNPYDRILINRDAHKSIYNIAKILKLDIEYIYPQYDDSLGILTYIDEKHFESVVKNSKSQIVVITSPSYYGIEQNVKALSRIAKKYQKKLIVDQAHGGYYKFVGKKTALDSGADICILSLHKTLPCPNQSALLLSNLADNDNKKLSANLSYLHTTSPSYVLLAWTEYGIEFSKMFGRQLFKELERKLEKICKSVLEYTNYVYRDVDVLKLLLNFGKAGKNQSFVKSLLEKYSIVPELFDQNRILFYFSLVDALSNFEILESFFYDIIKEKGKGEPEKRFLSPPRPKKVLKVYEVDNAKKRRVKICEAEGFVCAQAIIPYPPGFPVVVEGEVIEKDTIEYLQELLGIEFIKKNEVDVVEEG from the coding sequence GCCAGGTCACAAAGGTAAAGAAGAGATTTTCCCAGATGCTATTAAAAATATATTTCCCAGCTTTGATGTCACAGAAACCTTCTGTACAGACAACTTATTAGACCCAAAAGGTTATATAAAGGAATTTTTAGAGGGGATAAATGAGTTTTTTGGTTCAAATTATAGTTTTTTGTCTCTTCAGGGTTCAACGCACCTTCTGCAAGCTTCAATTGCTGCATTTTCAAATCCGTATGACAGAATACTTATAAACAGGGATGCTCACAAAAGCATATATAATATTGCAAAGATTTTAAAACTTGACATTGAATATATATATCCACAGTACGATGATTCTTTAGGAATACTTACATATATAGACGAAAAGCACTTTGAAAGTGTTGTCAAAAATTCAAAATCTCAAATTGTTGTAATAACCTCACCATCATATTATGGCATTGAGCAGAATGTAAAAGCGCTATCAAGGATAGCAAAGAAATATCAAAAAAAGCTCATAGTTGACCAAGCTCACGGAGGTTATTATAAATTTGTAGGGAAAAAAACAGCCTTGGATAGCGGAGCTGACATATGCATTTTAAGTCTTCACAAAACATTGCCATGCCCAAACCAGTCTGCACTGCTTTTGTCAAACTTAGCAGATAATGATAATAAGAAACTTTCTGCCAATTTAAGTTATCTTCATACAACAAGTCCATCGTATGTGCTGCTTGCTTGGACTGAGTATGGGATAGAGTTTTCAAAAATGTTTGGCAGACAGCTTTTTAAAGAGCTCGAAAGAAAACTTGAAAAGATATGCAAGTCGGTCTTGGAGTATACAAACTATGTCTACAGAGATGTAGATGTTTTAAAACTTCTTTTGAACTTTGGCAAAGCAGGGAAAAATCAAAGTTTTGTAAAAAGTCTTTTGGAGAAGTATTCCATTGTTCCAGAGCTTTTTGATCAAAATAGGATTCTGTTTTATTTTTCTCTGGTGGATGCTCTTTCTAATTTTGAAATCTTGGAAAGCTTTTTTTATGATATAATAAAAGAAAAAGGAAAAGGAGAACCTGAGAAAAGGTTTTTATCACCGCCAAGACCAAAAAAGGTTTTAAAAGTATATGAAGTTGACAACGCGAAAAAAAGAAGGGTAAAGATTTGCGAGGCAGAAGGCTTTGTATGTGCGCAGGCAATCATTCCTTACCCACCGGGATTTCCGGTTGTTGTTGAGGGTGAGGTTATAGAAAAGGATACTATAGAATATTTACAAGAGCTTTTGGGTATTGAATTTATCAAAAAAAATGAGGTTGATGTGGTTGAGGAAGGGTAA